The following coding sequences are from one Bacteroidales bacterium window:
- the glp gene encoding gephyrin-like molybdotransferase Glp, with protein MILFKEALEIVTGAARQLPFTPVSLAQAHGRVLAQDVFSDMDMPPFDKSAMDGYACRRADLDKPLEVIEIIPAGVVPTKMILPGTCSKLMTGGMLPKGADMVIVVEETEPAGENRIRFTGTKSSDNFCRIGEDLRENDLVLKSGTLLRPQHIAILSSVGCVEPLVYDQPVMGVLSTGDELVEPHQRPAPSQIRNSNAAQLLSQIDNIGARPVYFGIVADTLEATREAIEAAINKCNILLLSGGVSMGDFDYVPQVLRESGFEVLFHSIAVQPGRPTVFARKEKTYLFGLPGNPVSSFVQFELLVKPFIFALMGSEYSPVQIQMPMGTTYTRRNTRRKSFIPVIIKQGKVFPVDYNGSAHIHAYVEAQGIVPVEIGKTTLAEGELTDVRLI; from the coding sequence ATGATATTATTTAAAGAGGCTCTCGAAATAGTCACCGGTGCTGCCCGGCAATTACCTTTCACACCCGTGTCTCTGGCGCAGGCGCATGGCAGGGTGCTGGCGCAGGATGTTTTCTCTGACATGGACATGCCTCCTTTCGACAAGTCGGCGATGGACGGTTATGCATGCCGCCGTGCCGATCTGGACAAGCCACTCGAGGTGATCGAAATAATCCCTGCAGGCGTGGTCCCCACCAAAATGATTCTCCCCGGCACATGCTCCAAACTGATGACCGGCGGCATGTTGCCAAAAGGTGCCGATATGGTGATAGTGGTAGAAGAGACCGAACCTGCCGGCGAAAACAGAATCCGCTTTACCGGCACCAAATCCTCCGACAACTTTTGTCGCATTGGGGAAGATTTACGAGAGAATGATCTTGTGTTAAAGTCGGGTACGCTGCTGCGCCCGCAGCACATAGCCATTCTGTCATCGGTGGGTTGTGTGGAACCGCTCGTTTATGATCAGCCCGTGATGGGCGTACTTTCGACGGGCGACGAACTGGTTGAGCCGCATCAAAGGCCGGCGCCATCGCAGATACGCAACAGCAACGCCGCCCAGCTGCTGTCCCAGATTGATAATATCGGCGCAAGGCCTGTATATTTTGGAATTGTGGCTGACACGCTGGAAGCTACCCGTGAAGCCATCGAAGCAGCTATTAATAAATGTAATATTCTGCTGCTTTCCGGTGGCGTTTCTATGGGCGACTTTGACTACGTGCCGCAGGTGTTGCGCGAAAGCGGCTTTGAAGTGCTTTTTCATAGTATTGCCGTGCAGCCGGGGCGGCCTACCGTTTTTGCCCGTAAGGAAAAAACCTATCTCTTTGGACTGCCGGGCAATCCGGTGTCGTCGTTTGTGCAGTTTGAGCTGCTGGTGAAGCCGTTCATATTCGCGCTCATGGGCTCAGAATATTCGCCCGTGCAAATTCAGATGCCCATGGGAACGACTTACACAAGGCGCAATACCAGGCGTAAATCGTTTATTCCTGTGATCATAAAACAAGGAAAGGTTTTTCCGGTGGATTACAATGGCTCCGCACATATCCATGCTTATGTGGAGGCGCAGGGAATCGTTCCGGTTGAGATTGGCAAAACCACATTAGCTGAGGGGGAGCTGACGGATGTACGACTCATTTAA